The following are from one region of the Bacillus methanolicus MGA3 genome:
- the aroE gene encoding shikimate dehydrogenase, whose protein sequence is MKKLFGVIGDPISHSMSPVMHNDLFMVYGIDAHYHPFHVKRGDLGAAVQGLKAINCSGFNVTVPHKTEIMTFLDEIDPLAEAIGAVNTVVHEEGKLIGYNTDGHGFLEGLKRKFTVSDSTKVLIIGAGGAAKAIFYSMAHAGVKHIDFCNRTAEKAAQLIESCPFTVQSNIYTREEAEKRLSSYNLIIQTTSVGMSPNIDDSPLSLENLGTGAFVSDIIYNPLETAILRDAKRRGAGTQNGLDMFVFQGALAFEKWTGIFPDTVRMKQNVLKHLGGKKC, encoded by the coding sequence GTGAAGAAATTATTTGGGGTTATAGGGGATCCGATTTCCCATTCGATGTCGCCTGTGATGCATAATGATTTATTTATGGTTTACGGAATTGATGCTCATTATCACCCTTTTCATGTTAAGAGGGGTGATCTTGGGGCAGCTGTTCAAGGGTTAAAGGCGATTAACTGTTCAGGATTTAATGTAACCGTTCCTCATAAAACGGAAATCATGACTTTTTTGGATGAAATTGATCCATTGGCAGAAGCCATCGGGGCTGTGAATACGGTTGTTCATGAAGAAGGCAAGCTGATTGGATACAATACAGACGGACATGGATTTTTAGAAGGCCTTAAAAGAAAATTTACCGTTTCGGACAGCACGAAAGTCCTCATCATCGGTGCAGGCGGCGCAGCAAAAGCGATCTTTTATTCGATGGCACATGCAGGTGTAAAGCATATTGATTTTTGTAATCGGACAGCTGAAAAAGCAGCGCAGCTTATAGAGTCATGTCCATTTACTGTTCAGTCAAACATATATACAAGGGAAGAAGCCGAAAAAAGGTTAAGCAGTTATAACCTTATTATCCAAACAACGTCGGTAGGGATGTCACCGAACATTGATGATTCTCCATTGTCGCTTGAGAATCTGGGTACTGGCGCTTTTGTAAGTGATATTATTTATAATCCGCTTGAAACTGCAATATTGCGAGATGCTAAACGAAGAGGAGCAGGCACCCAAAACGGCTTGGATATGTTCGTTTTTCAAGGAGCGCTCGCTTTTGAAAAATGGACTGGCATCTTTCCCGATACGGTAAGAATGAAACAAAATGTATTGAAACATCTGGGAGGAAAAAAATGTTAA